The Streptomyces sp. NBC_00224 genome has a window encoding:
- a CDS encoding amino acid permease, protein MHDGKTTAGATAADTASVEAEPLSHGLKQRHLTMLGLGGVIGAGLFVGSGAGIAVAGPGIVVSYLIAGAIAMLVMRMLGEMSSAMPASGSFSVHAERALGRWAGFSVGWLYWFLLVVVLAVEATGAAQIAHGWVPGMPQWAWVLVFMVVFTGANLAAVKNFGEFEFWFATLKVGAIVLFLVLGLLAVFGVLPDTDPVGFTNLTGQGGFLPNGWDGVVSGVLAVIFAFGGLEVVTIAAAESDDPVRAVGRAVRSAVWRILFFYVGSMLVIVTLLPWTSMEPGHSPYVAVLDSIGVSGAGQIMNVVVFVALLSALNANLYGSSRMVFSLAERGEAPKGLLKVSGGGVPRRAVLASVAFGFVSVLLNLKWPDSVFLYMLNAVGAVLLFVWGLIAVSQLRLRPRIEREAPERLTLRMWAFPYLTWAALAAMAAVLVLMLLDDDARPQVLWSAGATGAVLVVAFVREWRARTVDAAAVADRSSGR, encoded by the coding sequence ATGCACGACGGCAAGACCACGGCCGGGGCCACCGCCGCCGACACCGCCTCGGTGGAAGCCGAGCCGCTGTCCCACGGGCTGAAGCAGCGCCATCTGACCATGCTGGGCCTGGGCGGGGTGATCGGTGCCGGTCTCTTCGTGGGGTCGGGGGCCGGGATCGCGGTGGCGGGGCCGGGGATCGTCGTCTCGTATCTCATCGCGGGCGCGATCGCGATGCTGGTGATGCGGATGCTCGGCGAGATGTCGTCGGCGATGCCCGCCTCGGGGTCGTTCTCGGTCCACGCCGAGCGGGCGCTCGGCCGCTGGGCCGGGTTCAGCGTCGGCTGGCTGTACTGGTTCCTGCTCGTGGTCGTCCTCGCCGTGGAGGCGACGGGCGCGGCCCAGATCGCCCACGGCTGGGTGCCGGGGATGCCGCAGTGGGCCTGGGTCCTCGTCTTCATGGTCGTCTTCACCGGCGCCAACCTGGCGGCGGTGAAGAACTTCGGCGAGTTCGAGTTCTGGTTCGCCACGCTGAAGGTCGGCGCGATCGTGCTGTTCCTGGTGCTGGGGCTGCTGGCCGTCTTCGGGGTGCTGCCCGACACGGATCCCGTCGGGTTCACCAACCTGACCGGGCAGGGCGGCTTCCTGCCCAACGGCTGGGACGGCGTGGTCTCCGGCGTCCTCGCGGTGATCTTCGCCTTCGGCGGCCTTGAGGTCGTCACCATCGCGGCCGCCGAGTCGGACGACCCGGTGCGCGCGGTCGGCCGCGCCGTGCGCAGCGCGGTCTGGCGCATCCTCTTCTTCTATGTGGGCTCGATGCTGGTCATCGTGACCCTGCTGCCGTGGACCTCGATGGAGCCCGGTCACAGCCCGTACGTCGCCGTGCTCGACTCGATCGGCGTCTCCGGCGCCGGGCAGATCATGAACGTGGTCGTCTTCGTGGCCCTGCTCTCCGCGCTCAACGCCAATCTGTACGGCTCCTCGCGGATGGTCTTCTCGCTGGCCGAGCGCGGCGAGGCGCCGAAGGGGCTGCTCAAGGTGTCGGGCGGCGGGGTGCCCCGGCGCGCGGTCCTCGCGTCGGTCGCCTTCGGGTTCGTCTCGGTGCTGCTCAATCTGAAGTGGCCCGACTCGGTCTTCCTCTACATGCTCAACGCGGTCGGCGCGGTGCTCCTGTTCGTCTGGGGTCTGATCGCCGTCTCGCAGCTGCGGCTGCGGCCCCGGATCGAGCGCGAGGCCCCGGAGCGGTTGACGCTGCGGATGTGGGCCTTCCCGTATCTGACGTGGGCGGCGCTCGCGGCGATGGCGGCGGTGCTCGTCCTGATGCTCCTCGACGACGACGCCCGGCCCCAGGTGCTCTGGTCGGCGGGCGCGACGGGCGCGGTGCTGGTGGTCGCCTTCGTACGGGAGTGGCGGGCGAGGACTGTTGATGCGGCGGCGGTGGCCGACCGATCGTCAGGTCGGTAG
- a CDS encoding amino acid permease, with amino-acid sequence MSRTNAPATTDAQPKVDSPLTHGLKQRHLSMIALGGVIGAGLFVGSGAGIAAAGPSIVLAYGISGALVMLVMRMLGEMSAANPASGSFSVHADRAIGPWAGFTAGWAFWVLLCVAVGLEGIGAAKIVTGWLPGTPEWAWVALFMLVFTATNLAAVKNFGEFEFWFAALKVAAITLFLVLGLLAILGVLPDTPAPGTSNLTGEGGFLPNGSEGLVLGLLASVFAYGGLETVTIAAAESEKPVQGVARAVRTAMWRIAVFYIGSMAVIVTLVPWNDKTVVEKGPYVAALDHLGIDGAGQIMNVVVLVALLSAMNANIYGASRMAYSLVDRGQGPKALGRISGGVPRVGVLCSSIFGFGCVLLSYWRPDDVFPWLLNMIGAVILVVWIFIAVSQLLLRRRIERETPERLVVKMWLYPGLTWVALAAMAGIFILMARQSDTRDQLMASGALTVVLAVIGYARQRMAARQEA; translated from the coding sequence ATGTCCCGGACAAACGCGCCCGCGACGACCGACGCGCAGCCGAAGGTCGACTCCCCACTCACCCACGGTCTCAAGCAGCGCCACCTCTCGATGATCGCCCTCGGCGGCGTCATCGGCGCCGGGCTCTTCGTCGGCTCCGGCGCCGGAATCGCCGCCGCCGGGCCCTCGATCGTCCTCGCCTACGGCATATCCGGCGCGCTCGTCATGCTCGTGATGCGCATGCTGGGCGAGATGTCGGCCGCCAACCCCGCATCCGGCTCCTTCTCCGTGCACGCCGACCGGGCCATCGGGCCCTGGGCCGGCTTCACCGCCGGCTGGGCGTTCTGGGTGCTGCTCTGCGTCGCGGTCGGCCTGGAGGGCATCGGCGCCGCCAAGATCGTGACCGGCTGGCTGCCCGGTACGCCCGAGTGGGCCTGGGTCGCGCTGTTCATGCTCGTCTTCACCGCCACCAACCTCGCGGCCGTGAAGAACTTCGGCGAGTTCGAGTTCTGGTTCGCGGCGCTCAAGGTCGCCGCGATCACGCTCTTCCTCGTCCTCGGCCTGCTCGCGATCCTCGGCGTACTGCCGGACACTCCCGCCCCCGGCACCTCGAACCTCACCGGCGAGGGCGGATTCCTGCCCAACGGCTCCGAGGGACTGGTGCTCGGACTGCTCGCCTCCGTCTTCGCGTACGGCGGCCTGGAGACGGTGACCATCGCGGCCGCCGAGTCCGAGAAGCCGGTGCAGGGCGTCGCCCGCGCGGTGCGCACCGCCATGTGGCGCATCGCCGTCTTCTACATCGGCTCGATGGCGGTCATCGTCACGCTGGTGCCCTGGAACGACAAGACCGTGGTGGAGAAGGGCCCGTACGTGGCCGCGCTCGACCACCTCGGCATCGACGGCGCCGGACAGATCATGAACGTGGTCGTCCTCGTCGCGCTGCTCTCCGCGATGAACGCCAACATCTACGGTGCGTCGCGCATGGCGTACTCGCTGGTCGACCGGGGCCAGGGCCCCAAGGCGCTCGGCCGCATCTCCGGCGGCGTGCCGCGCGTCGGGGTGCTGTGCTCCTCGATCTTCGGCTTCGGGTGCGTGCTGCTGAGCTACTGGCGGCCGGACGACGTCTTCCCCTGGCTGCTGAACATGATCGGCGCGGTGATCCTGGTCGTCTGGATCTTCATCGCCGTCTCCCAGCTGCTGCTGCGCCGGCGCATCGAGCGCGAGACGCCGGAGAGGCTGGTCGTGAAGATGTGGCTGTACCCGGGGCTGACCTGGGTGGCGCTGGCGGCGATGGCCGGCATCTTCATCCTGATGGCCCGTCAGTCCGACACCCGCGACCAGCTGATGGCGTCGGGGGCGCTGACGGTGGTCCTGGCCGTCATCGGCTACGCGCGCCAGCGCATGGCAGCCCGCCAGGAGGCCTGA
- a CDS encoding superoxide dismutase: MAIYTLPELPYDYAALEPVISPEIIELHHDKHHAAYVKGANDTLEQLAEARDKDAWGSINGLEKNLAFHLSGHILHSIYWHNMTGDGGGEPLETDGTGELADAIAESFGSFAKFKAQLTKASATTQGSGWGVLAYEPVSGRLVVEQIYDHQGNVGQGSTPVLVFDAWEHAFYLQYKNQKVDFIEAMWRVVNWQDVARRYAAAKAAGNNLLLVP, translated from the coding sequence ATGGCCATTTACACGCTTCCTGAACTTCCGTACGACTACGCCGCGCTCGAACCCGTCATCAGCCCGGAGATCATCGAGCTGCACCACGACAAGCACCACGCGGCGTATGTGAAGGGCGCGAACGACACCCTGGAGCAGCTCGCGGAGGCCCGCGACAAGGACGCCTGGGGCTCGATCAACGGCCTGGAGAAGAACCTCGCGTTCCACCTCTCCGGCCACATCCTGCACTCGATCTACTGGCACAACATGACCGGCGACGGCGGCGGCGAGCCGCTGGAGACGGACGGCACCGGCGAGCTGGCGGACGCCATCGCCGAATCCTTCGGCTCCTTCGCCAAGTTCAAGGCCCAGCTGACCAAGGCGTCGGCCACGACGCAGGGTTCGGGCTGGGGCGTCCTCGCGTACGAGCCGGTCAGCGGCCGACTCGTGGTCGAGCAGATCTACGACCACCAGGGCAACGTCGGCCAGGGCTCGACCCCGGTCCTGGTCTTCGACGCCTGGGAGCACGCCTTCTACCTCCAGTACAAGAACCAGAAGGTGGACTTCATCGAGGCGATGTGGCGCGTCGTCAACTGGCAGGACGTGGCGAGGCGTTACGCCGCCGCGAAGGCCGCCGGGAACAACCTGCTGCTGGTCCCGTAG
- a CDS encoding DUF4240 domain-containing protein — protein MDTQEFWTLIDDARAQVAHAADAEAVAARAAALLSARPVDEIVAFQQVFWDLMAASYRQPLWAAAYTINGGCSDDGFDYFRGWLIAQGREVFDRAVADPDGLAGLSAVRDAAVEGWEMECEEALGIAWDAHLAATGKDLPGDSFTIRYPELDPGWDFDFDDTGEIARRLPRLAALYGE, from the coding sequence ATGGACACACAGGAGTTCTGGACGCTCATCGACGACGCCCGCGCGCAGGTGGCACACGCGGCGGACGCCGAGGCGGTCGCGGCGCGGGCCGCGGCCCTGCTCTCGGCCCGGCCGGTCGACGAGATAGTGGCATTCCAGCAGGTCTTCTGGGACCTGATGGCCGCCTCCTACCGCCAGCCGCTCTGGGCCGCGGCGTACACGATCAACGGCGGGTGCTCGGACGACGGGTTCGACTACTTCAGGGGCTGGCTGATCGCGCAGGGGCGCGAGGTGTTCGACCGCGCGGTCGCCGACCCGGACGGGCTCGCGGGCCTGAGCGCCGTGCGGGACGCGGCGGTGGAGGGCTGGGAGATGGAGTGCGAGGAGGCGCTCGGCATCGCCTGGGACGCGCACCTGGCCGCGACCGGCAAGGACCTGCCCGGCGACAGCTTCACGATCCGCTACCCGGAACTGGACCCGGGCTGGGACTTCGACTTCGACGACACGGGGGAGATAGCGAGGCGCCTGCCGCGCCTGGCGGCGCTGTACGGGGAGTAG
- a CDS encoding DsbA family protein yields the protein MSETVPQTGKTPVDFWFDPLCPWAWMTSRWMLEVEKVRDVEVRWHVMSLGVLNEDKLDDLPDSYREFLTTRAWGPVQVVMAAQQKYGEEVLGKLYTALGTRFHNQDLGSGREVLVAALEEAGLPAELADHAEVDNSAYEFDAELRASHKEGIEKVGQEVGTPVIAVPGADGEQIAFFGPVVTPAPKGEAAARLWDGTLLVASTPGFYEIKRTRTSGPIFD from the coding sequence ATGTCCGAGACCGTGCCCCAGACCGGGAAGACCCCTGTCGACTTCTGGTTCGACCCGCTCTGTCCCTGGGCCTGGATGACGTCCCGCTGGATGCTGGAGGTCGAGAAGGTCCGTGACGTCGAGGTCCGCTGGCACGTGATGAGCCTGGGCGTCCTCAACGAGGACAAGCTCGACGACCTGCCGGACTCCTACCGCGAGTTCCTGACGACCCGGGCCTGGGGCCCGGTCCAGGTCGTCATGGCCGCGCAGCAGAAGTACGGCGAGGAGGTCCTCGGCAAGCTGTACACCGCGCTCGGCACCCGCTTCCACAACCAGGACCTCGGCTCCGGCCGCGAGGTCCTCGTCGCCGCCCTGGAGGAGGCCGGCCTGCCCGCCGAGCTCGCCGACCACGCGGAGGTCGACAACAGCGCCTACGAGTTCGACGCGGAGCTGCGCGCCTCCCACAAGGAGGGCATAGAGAAGGTCGGCCAGGAGGTCGGCACCCCGGTCATCGCCGTGCCCGGCGCGGACGGCGAGCAGATCGCCTTCTTCGGCCCGGTCGTCACCCCGGCCCCCAAGGGCGAAGCCGCCGCACGCCTGTGGGACGGCACGCTCCTGGTGGCCTCGACCCCGGGCTTCTACGAGATCAAGCGGACGCGCACATCCGGCCCGATCTTCGACTGA